AGGGCGTGCAGCATGCGCGCCCCCTCCACCGTCACGGCACACTGGGCATCGAAGTCGTCGAAGAACTCGTCCGACTTGGGCATCAGCTTCTCGAGCATCGCGCTTCTCCATCGGCCGGACGTGACACGCGCGTGACCCGTCCGTTGCCGGGGCGTGAACTACATCACCTGTGTGAAAGCGCCCAGCACGAAGATGCGCCCGCTTGTGACACTTTCGTGACGTACCGGCGGGCGCCGGGCCGGGCTGGGCGCTCCTCCCGGCTCAGACCTTGTAGAGCAGGTCCATGTACTTCTTGAGCAGGTCGCTCAGGATGCCCCGGAAGGGCACGGTGCCCGCCATGCCGTAGACGGGCGCCATGGTGCCCTTCTCGCCCGGGTTGGCGCGCACGTGCTCGACGGCGGCGCGCAGGTCCTCCAGGAAGCGCTCGGCCACGCCGGGCTGGGTGTGCCGCTGGGTCACACAGATGTGCACCGCCGCGGGCTTGTGCAGGCCGTTGAGGCTCCAACCCCTGGCGCTCATCCGCTCCATCACCTTGTAGATGTCCACGATGTCCGAGCCGAAGGCGATGACGAAGAGCGGCTCTCCCAGCACGTGCAGACCGGGGATGGCGCGGATTCCGCGCTTGATGGCGTCCGCCGTCTCCAGGATGCGGCGCGTGGCGTCCAGGTAGCCCTCCTCGCCGGTGGACACGAGGGAGGCCCAGGCCGCCGCGATGAGGGCGCCGGGGCGGCTGCCGGAGAAGGTGGGGGAGAAGTAGATGCCGCCGGGCCACTCGGTGGCGGTGAAGTACTGGTGCGAGCGCAGCGCGGTGCCCCGGTACAGCACCACGGAGGTGCCCTTGGCCGCGTAGCCGAACTTGTGCGTGTCCGCGGACATGGAGGTGACGCCGGGCAGCCGGAAGTCGAACTCCGGCACCGGGTAGCCGAGCTTCCTCGCCCAGGGCAGCACGAAGCCACCCAGACACGCGTCGGTGTGGAAGCCGATGCGGCGCTTGCGCGCCAGCTCCGACAGCTCCTCGATGGGGTCGATGGTCCCATGGGGGAACGAGGGCGCCGAGCCGATGATGACGATGGTGTTGCGGTTGAGGGCCTTGCGCGTGGCCTTCACGTCGGCGCGGTAGTCCGGTCCCACGGGCACGCGGACCATCTTGATGCCGAAGTAGTGCGCGGCCTTGTCGAAGGCGGTGTGCGCGGTGGAGGGGGCCACCATCTCGGGGCGGGTGATGCCCTTCGTCTCGCGGGCCCAGTCGCGGTACGTCTTCATGGCGAGCATGATGCTCTCGGTGCCACCCGAGGAGAGGGCGCCGCAGATGTGCTGCTCCGGGGGCCGGCCCGCGTTGGCCTCGGTGGCGCCGAGCATGTGGGCCGTCATGGCCACCACCTCGGCCTCGAACTTGGTGGCGCTCGGCCAGAGGTCCGCGTGCAGCGGGTTGCTCTGCGAGTTGAGGGCGTACACGCGGTTGAGGAAGTCGATGTGCTCGGAGTCGCCGTGGTACACGGCCCCCGAGACGAGGCCGTCCTTCCAGCGGTGCTCCTCCTTCTCCTTCATCTGGCTCATCTCGCCGAGCACCTGCTCATGGGAGAGGCCCTGGGTGGGGAGCGTGGCGAAGGTGGGGAGCTGCCCGCGGTAGGGCTTCAGGTCGCCCTCCAGCCCGGCCAGCATGGAGTCCGTCTCCTTCTCCAGCCGGTTGCGCAGCAGGGGGACGCTCTTGAGGTAGCGCTCCGCCGCCGACAGCAGCCGGGGAGGGACGCGGTTGAGGAGGTTCGTTCCGAGCTGGGGTAGATCCATGGTGTTCTTCCCATCCGACGATGGTTCTGGCGCGTTCATCCGGTTCTTCATTTCAGGCGCTCCTGGCTCGGTTGAGCCGCGCGAAGATGGCCTTGTTGCACTTGTAGAGGTTCACGAACTCGCGGAAGAGCTCGTCATAGAGCCCGCGGTGCTTGGGGTTGGGCTCGAAGGTGTTGGCGATGGGGACGAGCGAGGGGATCTCCTCCACCGTGAGGTGCCCGAGCGCCACCGCGGCCTGGAATGCCGCACCGCGCGCGTTGGCCAGCACGGGCTCGTCCACCTGATGAATCCGCCGGTCCAGCACGTCCGCGACGATCTGGCACCACAGCTTGGAGCGGGCACCGCCGCCGATGATGCGGATGGGCTCCAGCTTGCGGCCGACGAACTTCTCCACGTAGGTGAGGAGCCAGCGGGAGTTGTAGGCCACGCCCTCGAGCACGGCGCGCACCATGTGCCCGCGAGTCGTCTTGAGGGACTGGTTGAAGAAGCCGCCGCG
This is a stretch of genomic DNA from Archangium violaceum. It encodes these proteins:
- a CDS encoding pyridoxal phosphate-dependent decarboxylase family protein; amino-acid sequence: MDLPQLGTNLLNRVPPRLLSAAERYLKSVPLLRNRLEKETDSMLAGLEGDLKPYRGQLPTFATLPTQGLSHEQVLGEMSQMKEKEEHRWKDGLVSGAVYHGDSEHIDFLNRVYALNSQSNPLHADLWPSATKFEAEVVAMTAHMLGATEANAGRPPEQHICGALSSGGTESIMLAMKTYRDWARETKGITRPEMVAPSTAHTAFDKAAHYFGIKMVRVPVGPDYRADVKATRKALNRNTIVIIGSAPSFPHGTIDPIEELSELARKRRIGFHTDACLGGFVLPWARKLGYPVPEFDFRLPGVTSMSADTHKFGYAAKGTSVVLYRGTALRSHQYFTATEWPGGIYFSPTFSGSRPGALIAAAWASLVSTGEEGYLDATRRILETADAIKRGIRAIPGLHVLGEPLFVIAFGSDIVDIYKVMERMSARGWSLNGLHKPAAVHICVTQRHTQPGVAERFLEDLRAAVEHVRANPGEKGTMAPVYGMAGTVPFRGILSDLLKKYMDLLYKV